Proteins from one Acidiphilium multivorum AIU301 genomic window:
- a CDS encoding sulfurtransferase translates to MSSPLISTEALAATLDDPALVVFDASFYLPNEPQDALSLFDEAHLPGAAFFDIERIADTTSHLPHMLPDEGGFASAVEALGVGNDSRIVVYDQRGLFSAARGWWMFRVFGHENVFVLDGGLPKWRAEGRPLEQGKANLRPPGRFIARFDPSRVRDRAAIEANVACRAETVLDARAAGRYAATVPEPRAGMRGGHVPGARSLPYSELLGADATMLPPDALRARFAAAGIDDTSRPVTMCGSGVTAAVLTLGLARAGLPMGALYDGSWAEWGALPDTPVATGEDPA, encoded by the coding sequence ATGTCATCCCCACTGATCTCGACGGAAGCGCTCGCTGCAACGCTCGACGACCCGGCCCTCGTCGTTTTCGACGCGTCGTTTTACCTGCCGAACGAGCCACAGGATGCGCTGTCGCTGTTTGACGAGGCGCACCTGCCGGGCGCCGCCTTCTTCGATATCGAGCGCATTGCCGATACGACCTCGCACCTGCCCCATATGCTCCCGGATGAAGGAGGTTTTGCCTCTGCCGTCGAGGCGCTCGGGGTCGGCAATGACAGTCGGATCGTGGTCTATGACCAGCGAGGCCTGTTTTCGGCGGCTCGCGGCTGGTGGATGTTTCGCGTCTTTGGCCACGAGAACGTCTTCGTGCTCGACGGCGGATTACCGAAATGGCGCGCCGAGGGCCGCCCGCTCGAACAGGGCAAAGCCAACCTGCGACCACCTGGCCGCTTCATTGCCCGTTTCGATCCCTCCCGTGTGCGGGACCGCGCGGCGATTGAAGCCAATGTGGCGTGTCGAGCGGAAACCGTGCTCGATGCCCGGGCCGCCGGCCGCTACGCCGCCACAGTGCCGGAGCCGCGCGCCGGCATGCGCGGCGGCCACGTCCCCGGCGCCCGTTCGCTACCCTATTCCGAACTTCTGGGCGCTGACGCAACCATGCTCCCGCCGGATGCGTTGCGCGCCCGCTTCGCCGCCGCCGGCATCGACGATACCAGCCGCCCGGTCACGATGTGCGGCTCGGGCGTCACTGCCGCGGTTCTCACCCTCGGCCTGGCGCGCGCCGGCCTGCCGATGGGCGCGCTCTATGACGGCTCATGGGCCGAATGGGGCGCCCTGCCCGACACCCCGGTTGCCACCGGAGAGGATCCCGCATGA
- the metC gene encoding cystathionine beta-lyase produces the protein MTEDRFETRLSLASRRPVKSHGYVNPKLVRGSTVLYPSCAARREIGKRRLEQEEIYGLYGSETHFALENVVAEIEGGTHCQIVSSGLAAITVPLLAWLKAGDHMLVPDSVYGPTRRFCDSVLARYGVATTYYDPLITEDRLAALMRPQTTAIFSESPGSHTFEVQDVPMLARVAHAHGAKLFMDNTWGIRTFQPFRHGVDVSIQALTKYVGGHSDIVLGAITVATDEDWAWLRAGALDLGQYASPDDCWLALRGARTLTVRLAEQERAALAVATWLADRPEVLRVLHPALPSCPGHEFWKRDFTGACGLFGVVFQPEHDYDAVCAMADALRLFGIGASWGGYESLALPTTNTITRTEGTGRFGGEMLRLQIGLEHTDDLIADLEQGLAVLRGQARTTCASPPCMAGELQDGFSPDGTA, from the coding sequence ATGACTGAAGATCGCTTCGAAACCCGCCTCTCCCTGGCCTCACGCCGGCCGGTCAAGTCGCACGGCTATGTGAATCCCAAGCTCGTCCGCGGCTCCACCGTGCTCTATCCCTCCTGTGCCGCGCGCCGCGAAATCGGCAAGCGCCGCCTCGAACAGGAGGAGATCTACGGCCTCTATGGCAGCGAAACCCATTTCGCGCTGGAAAACGTTGTCGCCGAAATCGAGGGCGGCACGCATTGCCAGATCGTCTCCTCGGGCCTTGCCGCCATCACCGTGCCGCTGCTCGCCTGGCTGAAGGCGGGCGACCACATGCTGGTGCCGGACTCCGTCTATGGCCCGACGCGCCGCTTCTGCGACAGTGTACTCGCCCGCTATGGCGTCGCCACCACCTATTACGATCCGCTGATTACCGAAGACCGGCTGGCGGCGCTGATGCGCCCGCAAACCACGGCCATCTTTTCCGAGAGCCCCGGCAGCCACACTTTCGAGGTGCAGGACGTGCCGATGCTCGCCCGCGTCGCCCACGCGCATGGCGCCAAGCTGTTCATGGACAATACCTGGGGCATCCGCACCTTCCAGCCCTTCCGCCACGGTGTCGACGTGTCGATCCAGGCGCTGACGAAATATGTCGGCGGCCATTCCGACATCGTGCTCGGCGCCATCACCGTCGCGACGGATGAGGACTGGGCCTGGCTGCGCGCCGGCGCGCTCGATCTCGGCCAGTACGCCTCGCCGGACGATTGCTGGCTGGCCCTGCGCGGCGCGCGCACCCTCACGGTCCGCCTCGCCGAGCAGGAACGCGCGGCCCTCGCCGTCGCCACCTGGCTCGCGGACCGGCCGGAAGTGCTGCGCGTGCTGCATCCCGCCCTGCCCTCCTGCCCCGGCCACGAATTCTGGAAGCGCGATTTCACCGGCGCCTGCGGCCTGTTCGGCGTGGTGTTCCAGCCCGAGCATGATTACGATGCCGTCTGCGCGATGGCCGACGCGCTGCGCCTGTTCGGCATCGGCGCGTCCTGGGGCGGCTATGAGAGCCTCGCCCTGCCGACCACCAACACCATCACCCGCACCGAAGGCACCGGCCGCTTCGGCGGCGAGATGCTGCGGCTGCAGATCGGCCTCGAACACACCGACGACCTGATCGCCGATCTCGAACAGGGCCTCGCCGTGCTGCGCGGCCAAGCCCGCACCACCTGCGCCTCGCCCCCCTGCATGGCCGGGGAATTGCAAGACGGCTTCAGCCCGGACGGCACGGCATGA
- the hisI gene encoding phosphoribosyl-AMP cyclohydrolase: MTHPVITAARFNEAGLIPAIAQQHDTGEVLMMAWMNAESIAESLATGQVCYFSRSRGKLWRKGESSGHVQRLVEMRLDCDGDTLLLLVEQTGPACHTGAHNCFFRRVTKDGLEEIA; encoded by the coding sequence ATGACCCACCCCGTCATCACCGCCGCCCGCTTCAACGAAGCCGGACTCATTCCCGCCATCGCGCAGCAGCACGATACCGGCGAGGTGCTGATGATGGCCTGGATGAACGCGGAGTCGATCGCCGAGAGCCTCGCCACCGGGCAGGTCTGCTATTTCAGCCGCAGCCGGGGGAAGCTCTGGCGCAAGGGCGAAAGCTCGGGCCATGTGCAGCGCCTCGTAGAGATGCGGCTCGACTGCGATGGCGATACGCTGCTGCTCCTTGTCGAGCAGACCGGGCCGGCGTGCCACACCGGCGCGCATAACTGCTTCTTCCGCCGTGTCACCAAAGACGGGCTGGAGGAGATCGCCTAG
- a CDS encoding HesB/IscA family protein, whose translation MTTIRTESAPPRRSLPPLMQLTDAAADRLRALYENGQQGRLLRISVGTKGCSGLSYEMNWVDEPAPTDEQVSDKGVTVLIDRKATLFLIGTVMDYKVEKFTSGFTFENPNEKGRCGCGESFHV comes from the coding sequence ATGACCACGATCCGCACCGAATCCGCACCGCCCCGCCGCAGCCTGCCGCCGCTGATGCAGCTGACCGACGCCGCCGCCGATCGCCTTCGCGCGCTGTATGAAAACGGCCAGCAGGGCCGGCTGCTGCGAATCAGTGTTGGTACCAAGGGGTGTTCCGGCCTGTCCTACGAGATGAACTGGGTGGACGAGCCGGCGCCGACCGACGAACAGGTGAGCGACAAGGGGGTCACGGTGCTGATCGACCGCAAGGCCACCCTGTTCCTCATCGGCACGGTGATGGACTACAAGGTGGAAAAATTCACCTCGGGCTTCACCTTCGAAAACCCGAACGAGAAGGGCCGCTGTGGCTGCGGCGAGAGTTTCCACGTCTGA
- a CDS encoding DUF59 domain-containing protein — translation MADDMARTEPVTTWTPEGETAPLVSEENVIAAISTVYDPEIPVNIFELGLIYAIEIEGGAVKVEMTLTAPACPSAQELPEAVRLAVGTVPGVSEVEVETVWDPPWDPSRMSDEARLALNMF, via the coding sequence ATGGCGGATGACATGGCCAGGACCGAACCCGTGACCACCTGGACGCCGGAGGGCGAAACCGCGCCGCTGGTGAGCGAGGAGAACGTGATCGCGGCGATTTCCACGGTCTATGACCCGGAAATTCCGGTGAACATCTTCGAGCTCGGCCTGATCTACGCGATCGAGATCGAGGGTGGGGCGGTGAAGGTGGAGATGACGCTGACCGCGCCAGCCTGCCCCAGCGCGCAGGAACTGCCCGAGGCGGTGCGCCTCGCGGTGGGGACGGTGCCGGGGGTGAGCGAGGTAGAGGTCGAGACCGTGTGGGATCCGCCCTGGGATCCCTCGCGGATGAGCGACGAGGCGCGCCTCGCCCTCAACATGTTCTGA
- the sufU gene encoding Fe-S cluster assembly sulfur transfer protein SufU, whose translation MSGAADVGDLYQRLIMERARAPLHAGRPARFDAEAEGDNPMCGDRVHLRLSCAGGAIGEVWHETRGCAICVASADLMADAVAGRSRAAAEELAGAFEAMVATGAVPDREEFSELRALSGVHEYRSRHRCATLPWQALRAALTKTMETGHGG comes from the coding sequence ATGAGCGGTGCGGCGGATGTCGGCGATCTCTACCAGCGGCTGATCATGGAACGCGCCCGCGCGCCGCTGCATGCCGGCCGGCCGGCGCGCTTCGATGCCGAGGCGGAGGGCGACAACCCGATGTGCGGCGACCGGGTGCATCTGCGCCTGAGCTGCGCGGGCGGGGCGATCGGCGAGGTGTGGCACGAGACCCGCGGCTGCGCGATCTGCGTCGCCTCGGCCGATCTGATGGCGGATGCGGTGGCCGGGCGCTCGCGCGCGGCGGCCGAGGAGCTTGCCGGCGCCTTCGAGGCGATGGTGGCGACCGGGGCGGTGCCCGACCGCGAGGAGTTCAGCGAATTGCGGGCGCTGTCGGGCGTTCATGAATATCGCTCGCGCCACCGCTGCGCCACACTTCCCTGGCAGGCGCTGCGCGCCGCGCTGACCAAGACGATGGAGACCGGACATGGCGGATGA
- a CDS encoding aminotransferase class V-fold PLP-dependent enzyme — protein sequence MSAAIEQPGFDIARIRADFPILSQTVHGKKLVFLDSGASAQKPRAVIDAMVRSMETRYANVHRGLHWLSERASDDYEAARDKAAAFLNAAREEIVFVRNATEGINLVAATFGRSALRPGDAVVVSEMEHHANLVPWQMLRDSHGIELRIAKITDAGELDFADLERQFADGRVRLLAITHMSNVLGTYTPVERLAAFAHERGARLLLDGAQAVVHRAVDVRAIDADFYVFSGHKLYGPSGIGVLFGKRELLDAMPPFLGGGDMIRSVSYEKSTWAEPPYRFEAGTPAIVEAVGLAAAIDYVNAIGFPAIASHERALTDHALATLDAIGGVHVVGRAQDRGGVVAFTMDGVHAHDVATLLDKQGIAVRAGHHCAEPLTRRLGLDSTARATFGVYTTMEEIDALAAGLRRVQQVFGG from the coding sequence ATGAGCGCGGCCATCGAGCAGCCCGGCTTCGACATCGCGCGCATCCGCGCCGATTTCCCCATCCTGTCGCAGACGGTGCATGGCAAGAAACTGGTGTTTCTCGATAGCGGCGCCTCGGCGCAGAAGCCGCGCGCGGTGATCGATGCGATGGTCCGCTCGATGGAGACACGCTACGCCAATGTCCATCGCGGGCTGCACTGGCTGAGCGAGCGCGCCTCGGACGACTACGAGGCCGCGCGCGACAAGGCGGCGGCTTTCCTTAACGCGGCGCGGGAGGAGATCGTCTTCGTGCGCAACGCGACCGAGGGGATCAACCTCGTCGCCGCGACCTTCGGCCGGTCGGCGCTGCGTCCGGGCGATGCGGTGGTGGTGAGCGAGATGGAGCACCACGCCAATCTCGTGCCCTGGCAGATGCTGCGGGATTCGCACGGCATCGAGCTGCGCATCGCGAAGATCACCGATGCCGGCGAGCTCGACTTCGCCGATCTGGAGCGGCAATTCGCCGATGGGCGGGTGCGGCTGCTGGCGATCACCCATATGTCGAACGTGCTCGGCACCTACACGCCGGTGGAGCGGCTTGCCGCCTTTGCGCACGAGCGCGGGGCGCGGCTGCTGCTCGATGGCGCGCAGGCGGTGGTGCACCGGGCGGTGGACGTCCGTGCGATCGATGCGGATTTCTACGTGTTCTCCGGCCACAAGCTCTACGGGCCGTCCGGCATCGGGGTGCTGTTCGGCAAGCGCGAGCTGCTCGACGCGATGCCGCCCTTCCTCGGCGGCGGCGACATGATCCGCAGCGTGAGCTACGAAAAATCGACCTGGGCGGAGCCGCCCTACCGGTTCGAGGCGGGCACGCCGGCGATCGTCGAGGCGGTGGGTCTCGCGGCAGCGATCGATTATGTGAACGCGATCGGGTTTCCGGCGATCGCGTCGCATGAGCGGGCGCTGACCGATCACGCGCTGGCGACGCTCGATGCGATCGGCGGCGTCCATGTGGTCGGGCGGGCGCAGGACCGCGGCGGGGTCGTCGCCTTCACCATGGACGGGGTGCATGCGCACGACGTCGCCACCCTGCTCGACAAGCAGGGGATCGCGGTGCGGGCCGGGCACCATTGCGCCGAACCGCTGACCCGCCGGCTCGGGCTTGACAGCACCGCCCGCGCGACGTTCGGCGTCTATACGACGATGGAGGAGATCGACGCGCTGGCGGCGGGGCTGCGGCGCGTGCAGCAGGTGTTCGGCGGATGA
- the sufD gene encoding Fe-S cluster assembly protein SufD → MSGTDLLDGFDLAALPGAAAREAAAARVRAGGWPTKRDEAWHYTDLAAGLRGFALGPAPAVEVAAELPEGPRVVFVNGRFDAARSAAPDWVSQLGDAAADPARGGVVVALNTALAEDGVAITLAPGQQGGTLFLVALAAGRGETMPAIAPRHRIVLGAGATLTLIETARGEGSYLHAPVFEVDLGAGARLNHYRLQDESAEAVHVATIFAEIAGGAGYESFTLNRGARLSRNETHARLTGPAADVHLNAAQLLAGTQHGDVTTVVRHDAPDCASRQTVKSVLAGAARGVFQGRIEVDRIAQKTDGYQMNQALLLSDEAEIDSKPELEIFADDVKCSHGATIGALDPEQLFYLRSRGVPAAEAKSILIRAFLDEALEPVTDEAARAVFEAAIGAWWREGA, encoded by the coding sequence ATGAGCGGGACTGACCTGCTCGACGGTTTCGATCTCGCCGCGCTGCCGGGCGCGGCCGCGCGGGAGGCGGCGGCAGCGCGGGTGCGCGCCGGCGGCTGGCCGACGAAGCGCGACGAGGCCTGGCACTATACCGATCTCGCGGCCGGGCTGCGCGGTTTTGCTCTCGGCCCCGCCCCGGCGGTGGAGGTCGCGGCTGAACTGCCGGAGGGGCCGCGCGTCGTGTTCGTCAACGGCCGGTTCGATGCCGCGCGTTCGGCGGCGCCCGACTGGGTGAGCCAGCTGGGCGATGCGGCGGCGGATCCGGCGCGCGGCGGCGTGGTCGTCGCGCTGAACACCGCGCTGGCGGAGGATGGCGTGGCCATCACCCTGGCGCCGGGCCAGCAGGGCGGCACGCTGTTCCTGGTGGCGCTGGCGGCGGGCCGGGGCGAGACGATGCCGGCCATCGCGCCGCGCCACCGGATCGTGCTCGGCGCCGGTGCGACGCTGACGCTGATCGAGACGGCGCGTGGCGAGGGCAGCTACCTGCATGCGCCGGTCTTCGAGGTTGACCTCGGCGCGGGGGCGCGGCTCAACCATTATCGGCTCCAGGACGAATCCGCCGAGGCGGTGCATGTCGCGACCATCTTCGCCGAGATCGCGGGCGGAGCGGGCTATGAGAGCTTCACCCTCAATCGCGGCGCCCGGCTCAGCCGCAACGAGACCCATGCGCGGCTGACCGGCCCTGCGGCGGATGTGCATCTCAACGCGGCGCAACTGCTCGCCGGCACCCAGCATGGCGACGTGACCACGGTGGTGCGGCACGACGCGCCGGACTGCGCCTCGCGGCAGACGGTGAAATCGGTCCTGGCCGGGGCGGCGCGCGGTGTCTTCCAGGGCCGGATCGAGGTCGATCGCATCGCGCAGAAGACCGACGGCTATCAGATGAACCAGGCGCTGCTGCTCTCCGACGAGGCGGAGATCGACAGCAAGCCGGAGCTGGAAATCTTCGCCGACGACGTGAAGTGCAGCCATGGCGCGACGATCGGCGCGCTCGACCCCGAACAGCTTTTCTACCTGCGCAGCCGCGGCGTGCCGGCGGCGGAGGCAAAATCGATCCTGATCCGCGCCTTTCTCGACGAGGCGCTGGAGCCGGTGACCGATGAGGCGGCGCGGGCCGTCTTCGAGGCGGCGATCGGCGCCTGGTGGCGGGAGGGGGCATGA
- the sufC gene encoding Fe-S cluster assembly ATPase SufC, translating into MLEIKGLTATIDGKEILRGIDLTVPEGEVHAIMGPNGAGKSTLSYVLSGREGYEVTGGSVTYNGADLLAMEPEERAAAGVFLAFQYPVELPGVGNANFIRTALNAIRRARGEAELDAVQFLKEARAAVKALKMPDDMLKRNVNVGFSGGEKKRNEVLQMALLKPTLALLDETDSGLDIDALKIVAEGVNALRGPSFSALVITHYQRLLDHIVPDRVHVLAAGKIVRSGGPELARELEANGYAGLEAA; encoded by the coding sequence ATGCTTGAAATCAAGGGACTGACCGCGACCATCGATGGCAAGGAGATCCTGCGCGGGATCGACCTGACCGTGCCGGAGGGCGAGGTGCACGCGATCATGGGGCCGAACGGGGCGGGAAAATCCACCCTGTCCTACGTGCTGTCGGGCCGCGAGGGCTACGAGGTCACCGGCGGCAGCGTGACGTATAACGGCGCCGACCTGCTGGCGATGGAGCCGGAGGAGCGGGCGGCGGCGGGTGTGTTCCTCGCCTTCCAGTATCCGGTCGAACTGCCGGGGGTGGGCAACGCCAATTTCATCCGCACCGCGCTGAACGCGATCCGCCGGGCGCGCGGCGAGGCGGAGCTCGACGCCGTTCAGTTCCTCAAGGAAGCGCGGGCGGCGGTGAAGGCGCTGAAAATGCCGGACGACATGCTGAAGCGGAACGTCAATGTCGGGTTCTCGGGCGGCGAGAAGAAGCGCAACGAGGTGCTGCAGATGGCACTGCTGAAGCCGACCCTGGCGCTGCTCGACGAGACCGACTCCGGGCTCGATATCGATGCGCTCAAGATCGTCGCCGAAGGGGTGAACGCGCTGCGCGGGCCCAGTTTCTCGGCGTTGGTGATCACGCATTATCAGCGGCTGCTCGACCATATCGTGCCGGACCGGGTGCATGTGCTGGCGGCCGGCAAGATCGTCCGCTCCGGTGGGCCGGAGCTTGCGCGCGAACTGGAGGCCAACGGTTATGCGGGGCTGGAGGCGGCATGA
- the sufB gene encoding Fe-S cluster assembly protein SufB produces MPAVNETIETVDRISGGGYKFGFETNIEMEFAPKGLNEDIVRLISAKKGEPEWLLEWRLKAYRAWLSMEDPAWARIRHPKIDYQDLHYYAAPKKPAPKSLDEVDPELLAMYEKLGIPLNERAALAGIAVDAVFDSVSVATTFRESLAKAGVIFCSISEAVREHPDLVRKYLGSVVPAGDNYYAALNSAVFSDGSFVFVPKGVRCPMELSTYFRINARNTGQFERTLIVAEAGASVSYLEGCTAPMRDENQLHAAVVELVALDEATIKYSTVQNWYPGDAEGRGGIYNFVTKRGACRGRNSKISWTQVETGSAITWKYPSCILQGEGSTGEFYSVAVTNNFQQADTGTKMIHLAPNTTSTIVSKGISAGRSNNTYRGLVRIMPRATNARNFTQCDSLLIGDRCGAHTVPYIESRNRTAKVEHEATTSKIADDQLFYCRSRGLSEEDAVGLLVNGFCRDVLKELPMEFAVEAQKLLAVSLEGSVG; encoded by the coding sequence ATGCCTGCCGTGAACGAGACGATCGAGACCGTCGACCGGATATCCGGCGGCGGCTACAAGTTCGGCTTCGAGACCAATATCGAGATGGAGTTCGCGCCCAAGGGGCTGAACGAGGACATCGTCCGGCTCATCTCGGCGAAGAAGGGTGAGCCGGAATGGCTGCTCGAATGGCGGCTCAAGGCCTATCGCGCCTGGCTCTCCATGGAAGACCCGGCTTGGGCGCGCATCCGCCATCCGAAAATCGACTATCAGGACCTGCATTATTACGCGGCGCCGAAGAAGCCGGCGCCGAAGTCGCTGGACGAGGTCGATCCCGAACTTCTCGCGATGTACGAGAAGCTCGGCATTCCGCTGAACGAGCGCGCGGCGCTGGCGGGAATCGCCGTCGATGCCGTGTTCGACAGCGTTTCGGTCGCGACCACGTTCCGCGAGTCGCTGGCCAAGGCCGGGGTGATCTTCTGCTCGATTTCCGAGGCGGTGCGCGAGCATCCCGATCTGGTACGGAAATATCTCGGCAGCGTCGTGCCGGCGGGCGACAACTATTACGCGGCGCTGAACTCGGCGGTGTTTTCCGATGGCAGCTTCGTCTTCGTGCCGAAGGGCGTGCGCTGCCCGATGGAGCTTTCGACCTATTTCCGCATCAACGCCCGCAACACCGGCCAGTTCGAGCGCACACTGATCGTCGCCGAGGCTGGGGCCAGCGTGTCGTATCTCGAGGGCTGCACGGCGCCGATGCGCGACGAGAACCAGCTTCACGCCGCGGTGGTCGAGCTCGTGGCGCTCGACGAGGCGACGATCAAGTATTCGACCGTGCAGAACTGGTATCCGGGCGATGCCGAGGGGCGCGGCGGCATCTATAACTTCGTGACCAAGCGCGGCGCCTGCCGGGGGCGGAACTCGAAGATTTCCTGGACCCAGGTGGAAACCGGCTCGGCGATCACCTGGAAATATCCCTCCTGCATCCTGCAGGGCGAGGGCTCGACCGGCGAGTTCTACTCGGTGGCGGTGACGAACAATTTCCAGCAGGCCGATACCGGCACCAAGATGATCCATCTGGCGCCGAACACGACGAGCACGATCGTCTCCAAGGGGATTTCGGCCGGACGCTCGAACAACACCTATCGCGGCCTGGTGCGGATCATGCCGCGGGCGACGAATGCGCGGAACTTCACCCAGTGCGACAGCCTGCTGATCGGCGATCGCTGCGGCGCGCATACGGTGCCCTATATCGAGAGTCGCAACCGCACCGCCAAGGTGGAGCACGAGGCGACAACCTCGAAGATCGCCGATGACCAGCTGTTCTACTGCCGCTCGCGCGGGCTTTCGGAAGAGGACGCGGTGGGGCTGCTGGTCAACGGGTTCTGCCGGGACGTTTTGAAGGAATTGCCGATGGAGTTCGCGGTCGAGGCGCAGAAGCTGCTCGCCGTGTCTCTCGAAGGCTCCGTGGGCTGA
- a CDS encoding SUF system Fe-S cluster assembly regulator has protein sequence MLRLSRLTDYAVVVLVRLAQAGCVETAPSIAAGTGIPEPTVAKVLKGLAQSGLVSSQRGAHGGYRLGRPLAAIPIADVIVAIDGPIALTACVEGTGGSCDSASLCPMAGRWGVVNDAISDALNAISLDDMQAAALPRALRVEGSDVAARAPSTVE, from the coding sequence ATGTTGAGATTGTCACGACTGACCGACTACGCCGTGGTGGTTCTGGTGCGTCTGGCCCAGGCTGGATGCGTCGAGACCGCGCCCTCGATCGCCGCCGGAACCGGCATCCCGGAGCCGACCGTGGCGAAGGTGCTGAAGGGATTGGCGCAATCCGGCCTCGTGTCGTCGCAGCGTGGCGCGCATGGCGGGTATCGGCTCGGGCGGCCGCTCGCCGCGATTCCGATCGCCGATGTGATCGTGGCGATCGACGGACCCATTGCGCTGACCGCCTGCGTCGAAGGCACCGGCGGATCGTGCGACAGCGCTTCGCTGTGCCCGATGGCGGGGCGCTGGGGCGTCGTGAACGATGCGATCAGCGATGCGCTCAACGCGATCTCGCTGGATGACATGCAGGCGGCCGCATTGCCCAGGGCGTTGCGGGTCGAAGGATCGGATGTCGCGGCGCGCGCGCCGTCAACTGTCGAATAG
- the gph gene encoding phosphoglycolate phosphatase (PGP is an essential enzyme in the glycolate salvage pathway in higher organisms (photorespiration in plants). Phosphoglycolate results from the oxidase activity of RubisCO in the Calvin cycle when concentrations of carbon dioxide are low relative to oxygen. This enzyme is a member of the Haloacid Dehalogenase (HAD) superfamily of aspartate-nucleophile hydrolase enzymes (PF00702).) has translation MNAARGVVFDLDGTVIDSLPDLAAALNRSLARHGMAPVPREEVAPMVGDGAKMLLKRGYEARGMTPDDEDEAIFLADYEAHVTDLTEPYPGIAEALGTLAARGYSLGMCTNKPEASARKVLAALDLDRFFPVLIGGDATTFRKPDPRHLGAVLEAMAVGKDAAVMVGDHHNDIATADGLGVASIFVRWGYGRAEATVSIDETAALVPAVERLLGAG, from the coding sequence ATGAATGCTGCACGCGGTGTTGTTTTCGATCTGGACGGCACGGTCATCGACAGCCTGCCGGATCTCGCGGCAGCGCTGAATCGCTCCCTCGCGCGCCATGGCATGGCGCCGGTCCCTCGGGAAGAGGTGGCGCCGATGGTCGGCGATGGCGCGAAAATGTTGCTGAAACGGGGCTATGAAGCCCGCGGAATGACGCCGGATGACGAGGACGAGGCCATCTTCCTCGCCGATTACGAGGCCCATGTGACCGACCTGACCGAGCCCTATCCGGGCATCGCCGAGGCGCTCGGCACGTTGGCCGCGCGCGGCTACAGCCTGGGGATGTGCACCAACAAGCCGGAGGCCTCGGCGCGCAAGGTGCTGGCGGCGCTGGACCTCGATCGCTTCTTCCCGGTCCTGATCGGCGGCGACGCCACCACGTTCCGCAAGCCCGACCCCCGCCATCTCGGCGCGGTGCTCGAGGCAATGGCGGTCGGCAAGGATGCGGCGGTGATGGTCGGCGACCACCACAACGACATCGCCACCGCGGACGGGCTGGGCGTGGCGTCCATCTTCGTCCGTTGGGGGTATGGGCGCGCGGAAGCGACGGTGTCGATCGACGAAACGGCGGCGCTCGTGCCGGCGGTGGAGCGCCTGCTCGGGGCGGGCTGA